The following proteins are encoded in a genomic region of Spirosoma sp. SC4-14:
- a CDS encoding O-antigen ligase family protein produces MFERTFLLTQQLRHNRNVFTALGVLIALMAGWLIGNFGMTGVLMTVGLPIALLVVLSILLEPKVGLLIYIHLSFALGFTRFVQSDLPFGLSLDGVLMLTLLSVFLNAKRMNWKRLRHPVYFLLVFWLVYTILELLNPEAPYKPAWFYHARAFSLNWFYMATIMLVVPITKEEIKLLIKTWLIWSFLAAIWGFKQQYIGLAEAEERWLAEGNAKTHLLWGQLRTFSFYSDASQFGAEMASATLFCSFKFAEEKRIIHRLFYLGLAFIFFWAFAISGTRSAFFVLIAGFPAYLVLRRNLKLILQGAAIAIPILAILLFTHIGDSNYHIYRIRTALHPGEDASFLVRLENQQKLRAYLKNLPFGAGIGTSADTGARFSPDHFAAQIPPDSWYVEIWIETGIVGLTIYLLMIAGIVGYGTYKVWQIKDPWLFKLMVALLADFIGIALMCYSNPTLSQFPTCTFLYITSILFTTSERWDTQPQKISALDMIGEPNLHVRI; encoded by the coding sequence ATGTTTGAACGAACCTTTCTTCTTACACAACAGCTTCGGCACAACCGCAATGTCTTCACTGCGCTGGGGGTTCTGATTGCCTTAATGGCCGGTTGGCTGATCGGTAATTTTGGCATGACAGGTGTGCTGATGACCGTAGGTTTGCCAATAGCCTTACTGGTAGTCTTAAGTATACTGCTGGAGCCTAAAGTTGGGTTGCTGATTTATATTCATTTATCGTTTGCACTCGGGTTCACCCGTTTTGTTCAGAGCGATTTGCCATTTGGCCTGTCGCTCGATGGTGTGCTGATGTTGACGCTGCTCAGCGTATTTCTAAATGCCAAGCGTATGAACTGGAAGCGATTACGGCATCCGGTTTATTTTCTGCTGGTTTTCTGGCTGGTCTATACGATTCTGGAACTGCTTAACCCCGAAGCACCGTACAAACCCGCCTGGTTTTACCATGCCCGGGCCTTTTCGCTAAACTGGTTCTACATGGCGACCATTATGCTGGTTGTACCAATCACGAAAGAAGAAATAAAGTTACTGATCAAAACCTGGCTGATCTGGTCGTTTCTGGCCGCTATCTGGGGGTTTAAACAACAATATATCGGATTGGCCGAAGCCGAAGAACGATGGTTAGCCGAAGGTAATGCCAAAACGCATTTGCTTTGGGGGCAGTTACGTACATTTTCGTTCTACTCCGATGCGTCGCAGTTTGGGGCTGAGATGGCCAGTGCTACGCTATTCTGCTCCTTCAAATTTGCCGAAGAAAAACGTATTATTCACCGACTTTTCTATCTGGGACTGGCCTTTATTTTCTTCTGGGCCTTTGCGATCTCGGGTACCCGGAGCGCCTTTTTTGTGTTAATAGCAGGCTTCCCGGCTTATCTGGTCCTTCGTCGAAACCTCAAACTGATTCTACAGGGTGCTGCTATAGCAATTCCAATTCTGGCCATACTTCTCTTCACCCATATTGGCGACTCAAATTACCATATCTATCGAATCAGAACAGCTTTACACCCAGGAGAAGACGCGTCTTTTCTGGTCCGGCTCGAAAACCAGCAAAAACTTAGGGCTTATTTAAAAAACCTACCGTTTGGGGCTGGCATCGGCACTTCGGCTGATACCGGTGCCCGTTTCTCACCCGATCACTTTGCCGCTCAGATTCCGCCCGATAGCTGGTATGTCGAAATCTGGATCGAAACGGGAATTGTTGGCTTAACGATCTATCTGTTGATGATTGCGGGAATTGTTGGCTATGGGACTTATAAAGTCTGGCAGATTAAAGACCCCTGGTTATTTAAATTGATGGTGGCATTGCTGGCCGATTTTATTGGGATCGCGTTGATGTGTTATTCGAACCCAACATTAAGTCAGTTTCCGACCTGTACGTTTTTGTATATCACATCGATCCTTTTCACAACCAGCGAACGATGGGATACCCAACCTCAGAAAATTTCTGCGCTGGATATGATTGGAGAACCAAACCTGCACGTTCGAATCTAA
- a CDS encoding gliding motility-associated C-terminal domain-containing protein, which translates to MIDQSFGTANNSPSLAGLTTYRFVSSTCPENGEYTVSQTVDGSCFLNTWHSVTEDHTPNDTQGNMLIINASDDAGTFYQQSLSGLCGGTKYEFSLWGLNLLKPGICSAPTLPNLTIRIETTDGRILQTIDFGSIELTETPTWRQYSTLFTAPSTSEPVVVKLINNQGAGGCGNDLALDDIQLKQCDACAPDPIYVPDAFTPNNDGVNDELAVFLREAISVNVRIYNRWGSLIFSSNDLINRWKGDFAGVPCSSGQYTWVVSYRVADSASTTREYTQTGRVTLLR; encoded by the coding sequence GTGATTGACCAGTCCTTTGGAACAGCGAATAATAGTCCATCGCTGGCAGGGTTAACCACCTATCGATTTGTTTCATCTACGTGCCCGGAAAATGGCGAATATACGGTATCTCAAACTGTAGATGGTAGCTGTTTTCTGAATACCTGGCACTCGGTTACGGAAGATCATACCCCAAACGATACGCAGGGTAATATGCTGATCATTAATGCCTCCGACGACGCTGGCACGTTTTATCAGCAGTCGTTATCGGGCTTATGTGGCGGCACAAAATACGAATTTTCACTCTGGGGGTTAAACTTACTTAAACCCGGTATATGTAGTGCCCCAACTCTCCCGAATCTGACCATCCGTATTGAGACAACCGATGGCCGCATTCTGCAAACGATTGATTTTGGCTCAATTGAATTAACCGAAACGCCAACCTGGCGTCAGTATTCGACCTTATTCACGGCCCCATCGACATCGGAACCGGTTGTGGTGAAATTAATAAATAATCAGGGAGCTGGTGGATGCGGCAACGATCTGGCACTCGATGATATTCAACTAAAACAATGCGATGCCTGCGCTCCTGATCCGATTTATGTACCCGATGCTTTTACCCCAAACAACGATGGCGTAAATGATGAGCTGGCGGTTTTTCTACGGGAAGCAATTTCCGTAAATGTCAGGATTTATAATCGTTGGGGAAGCCTGATTTTTTCCAGTAACGATTTAATCAATAGATGGAAAGGTGATTTTGCCGGAGTGCCCTGTTCATCAGGACAGTATACGTGGGTGGTTTCCTATCGGGTAGCCGATTCGGCCAGCACCACCCGCGAATATACCCAAACTGGCCGGGTTACCTTATTACGCTGA
- a CDS encoding alpha-1,2-fucosyltransferase — MVIARIAGGLGNQLFQYALGRSLALKNNTSLYFDLSYYQHEYATDTVRKFKLSPFNIDYRLLDTSPFLYISKATKLLPNRTLKPFFYFLEEKHFHVDPIVLASRASFIILDGGWQSEQYFNDCADIIRKELTFRRKTGALFERYEAAIAKAEIPISLHIRRGDYVSHPDFSQSFGFIGLDYYKAAIAQLTAQFSKATFFVFSDDPDWVQQNLKLDYPHDFVVNTGADADLADLQLMSFCHHHIIANSSFSWWGAWLNPKQDKIVVAPARWFKNKPNWDTKDLIPANWIRL; from the coding sequence ATGGTCATTGCCAGAATTGCGGGCGGGTTAGGGAATCAGTTGTTTCAATATGCGCTGGGCAGAAGCCTGGCGCTGAAAAACAACACATCCTTGTATTTTGACCTGAGCTACTACCAGCATGAATATGCAACAGACACGGTCAGAAAATTCAAGCTCTCTCCGTTCAATATCGATTATAGGCTATTAGATACATCGCCCTTCCTGTACATATCCAAAGCAACGAAACTGCTGCCTAATCGAACGTTGAAACCTTTTTTCTATTTTCTGGAAGAAAAACACTTTCATGTCGATCCTATTGTTCTTGCCTCCAGAGCTTCGTTTATTATTCTCGATGGTGGTTGGCAATCAGAACAGTACTTTAACGATTGTGCGGATATAATTCGAAAAGAGCTAACCTTCAGGCGGAAAACGGGAGCGTTGTTCGAACGATACGAAGCGGCCATTGCCAAGGCCGAAATACCCATTTCGCTCCATATCCGACGTGGCGATTATGTTAGTCATCCCGACTTTAGCCAGTCGTTCGGATTCATTGGACTCGACTATTACAAAGCAGCCATTGCCCAATTAACAGCGCAGTTTTCGAAGGCAACGTTTTTTGTTTTTAGCGACGACCCCGATTGGGTGCAGCAGAATCTTAAACTCGATTATCCACACGATTTTGTGGTGAATACTGGAGCTGATGCCGACCTTGCCGATCTACAATTGATGAGTTTTTGCCATCATCACATCATTGCAAATAGTTCGTTTAGCTGGTGGGGCGCCTGGCTGAACCCTAAACAGGACAAGATCGTAGTTGCACCTGCCCGATGGTTCAAAAACAAACCCAATTGGGATACTAAAGATCTGATTCCTGCAAACTGGATTCGTCTTTAA
- a CDS encoding glycosyltransferase: protein MNNFDSIICIGQTSWEGDFQKAVVQLMTELSARHRVLYVDYQYTFKDLLSGIIGKRDVPVREAVRLSNPLQKKQLDKGREVYVWTPPLMLPVNWLSARPHDLFVKWNIERLVRGLRRVMHDLNMHRPLIVNGLNPVFGLPMLNQLNECATIYYCFDEISIAKWMNRHGSRYEVPYLQRVDTVVTTSETLRRAKAQLQPNTFCVKNGVNFTLFNRARQLSNNPLSDQPIVGYLGTADDRIDLNLVEHCVRTMPDVLFQFIGEVHEPAIRQRLSVYSNVRFIPPHQPIDLPPLLARMQAAIIPFVCNEHTYTIYPLKINEYLAAGLPVVSTPFSILDDFANVVQVAVTPTDFAEALQRALTDTTPQRVNERIEMAKNNSWEKRAEEFEAIIRQTPAAYTPDSVVS, encoded by the coding sequence ATGAACAATTTTGATAGTATCATTTGCATTGGCCAGACCTCCTGGGAAGGTGATTTTCAGAAAGCAGTTGTCCAACTGATGACAGAACTGTCGGCACGGCATCGGGTGCTGTATGTTGATTATCAGTATACATTTAAAGATCTACTATCGGGCATAATTGGAAAACGTGATGTTCCTGTTCGTGAAGCGGTCCGCTTATCGAATCCGTTGCAAAAAAAACAACTCGATAAGGGTCGTGAGGTGTATGTATGGACGCCCCCTTTGATGCTTCCCGTCAACTGGCTGTCGGCCAGGCCACACGACTTATTTGTGAAATGGAATATTGAGCGTTTGGTTCGGGGACTACGGCGCGTTATGCACGACCTGAACATGCATCGCCCGCTAATTGTCAATGGACTGAATCCTGTATTTGGCCTACCCATGTTGAATCAGCTAAACGAATGCGCAACCATTTATTACTGCTTCGATGAAATCTCTATTGCCAAATGGATGAATCGGCATGGTAGCCGCTACGAAGTTCCTTACCTCCAGCGCGTCGATACGGTTGTTACTACTTCCGAAACATTGCGTCGGGCTAAAGCCCAGTTGCAGCCCAATACGTTTTGTGTTAAAAATGGGGTCAATTTTACCCTGTTCAATCGGGCGCGTCAGCTTAGCAACAATCCATTATCTGATCAACCAATAGTAGGTTATCTCGGCACAGCCGATGATCGCATTGACCTTAACCTGGTTGAACACTGCGTTCGAACAATGCCCGATGTTCTCTTTCAATTCATTGGTGAAGTTCACGAACCTGCCATTAGACAACGATTATCGGTTTATTCAAACGTACGCTTCATTCCTCCCCATCAGCCAATCGATTTACCGCCATTACTGGCCCGAATGCAGGCAGCCATAATTCCATTTGTCTGCAATGAGCACACGTATACCATTTACCCCCTAAAAATCAACGAATATCTGGCTGCCGGATTACCCGTTGTATCGACTCCTTTTTCGATACTAGACGATTTCGCCAACGTTGTTCAAGTGGCCGTTACACCCACCGATTTTGCCGAAGCCCTGCAACGTGCCTTAACGGATACAACTCCCCAACGAGTTAACGAACGGATTGAAATGGCAAAAAACAATTCCTGGGAAAAACGCGCCGAAGAATTTGAAGCCATAATTCGTCAAACCCCAGCCGCCTATACGCCTGATTCAGTAGTTAGTTAG
- a CDS encoding glycosyltransferase family 1 protein, with translation MQATYAMTNVFIDHQKFSTQRYGGISRYFVSLIDGIRNSADVSCKIGVLHSQNYYLQNERLPLNNLIAGPLINLKTTVSYRINEFYCRQLLTRQNFDVFHPTYYSTYFLNMLRKPLVVTIHDMTYERYPEYFWAHDPLTYQKRRNIERADAIIAISNATRNDLIRFFDVDPAKIHVIYHGIETTDPAKSRPISNLPSNYLLYVGDRNGYKNFYFFLRAFKILQTRYPDLHLILTGGGSLGIAEREYIYRLSLGNRVRHLSSTDEELTFLYQNALCFVYPSLYEGFGLPILEAFRANCAMVLSNTACFREVAGDAAAYFELNQIDDLVNAIDSLLTDTERRQRLIDAGAKRLRLFPVSESVQRTLALYKSLR, from the coding sequence ATGCAAGCTACTTATGCCATGACGAATGTATTTATCGACCATCAGAAATTTAGCACTCAACGCTACGGAGGTATCAGCCGGTACTTCGTTAGCCTGATTGATGGTATACGCAACTCTGCGGATGTTTCGTGTAAAATTGGGGTATTACATAGCCAAAACTACTACCTGCAAAACGAGCGCCTGCCGCTGAATAATCTCATTGCAGGCCCACTTATCAATCTAAAAACAACAGTAAGCTACCGGATCAATGAATTTTATTGCCGACAGTTGTTGACCCGGCAAAATTTCGATGTCTTTCATCCGACTTACTACAGTACTTACTTTTTGAACATGTTACGGAAACCGCTCGTCGTTACAATTCACGACATGACCTATGAGCGGTATCCCGAGTATTTCTGGGCACATGACCCGCTCACATATCAGAAACGGCGGAACATTGAACGGGCCGATGCAATTATCGCTATTTCAAACGCTACCCGGAATGACCTCATTCGTTTCTTTGATGTAGATCCAGCCAAAATTCATGTTATCTATCATGGTATAGAAACAACCGATCCTGCAAAAAGTCGGCCTATTTCAAATTTACCATCAAACTACCTGCTTTATGTAGGCGACCGGAATGGCTACAAGAATTTCTATTTCTTTCTGAGAGCCTTTAAGATCTTGCAAACCCGCTATCCTGACCTACACCTTATTCTGACAGGAGGAGGAAGCCTTGGCATTGCCGAACGGGAATATATTTATCGGTTATCGCTCGGCAATCGGGTGCGTCATCTTAGCTCCACTGATGAAGAGCTCACTTTTCTGTATCAGAACGCACTCTGTTTTGTCTATCCATCGCTCTATGAAGGTTTTGGATTACCCATTCTGGAAGCTTTCCGGGCCAATTGTGCCATGGTTCTCAGTAATACAGCCTGTTTTCGGGAGGTTGCAGGCGATGCAGCCGCCTATTTCGAGCTTAACCAAATCGATGATCTGGTCAATGCAATTGATTCGTTGCTGACGGATACTGAGCGACGGCAGCGATTAATCGACGCCGGAGCCAAACGGCTACGCCTGTTTCCCGTGTCAGAATCGGTTCAACGAACTCTGGCATTATATAAGTCTTTACGATAG
- a CDS encoding T9SS type A sorting domain-containing protein yields MIKTFVMLTTACLALLFIAQTQGPIGSKSTTSQLKSTNKIAIDPKRWYQVNNVTNGLDGLFDGITDASVNTGWNKILPNYDAYYPLLDGETMAIESIRLYDGQGSNEDAPMTLSIINEKWERIPIARFIGTKYQEWVGPNPEQPGEFNLNAPITGARYLVINTSGAYPNELELYGTYQPGKALSSTPPSRSTPFRQALGVNAFEWNFEEASSPWQVEDSRIHAMKAFSSVRHYIDWEKLEATKGAYTFNPTAAGSWNYDAIYERCRAEGIEVLACIKTLPKWLEESYPPNGRDHENIPAPYGSDLSSPKSYIDQAKVGFQFAARYGSNKTLSPSLVSVSNEKTWAGTNTVKIGLGLIHYIECENERDKTWKGRNAYQSAREYAANLSAFYDGHKNTLGPGVGVKNADPSMTVAIGGLAASTTDYVRAMIDWCKEFRGYLPDGRVNLCWDVMNQHLYANDARSSQNGGGNRGAAPELAGVGDQAAAFVAVSHQLANDMPVWITEAGYDVNQGSPFRAIPIGNKSVLETQADWILRTALLYTRVGIDRLFFYQLYDDNLENSTQFSSMGLVNGDKTRKPAADYLYQARQLLGDYRYKETINADPIVDRYEADGRSAYVLVIPDEKGRTGKFSLPVAKGDTMFVCTPVIGRDAMTQTAQVSTTGTITINVTETPVFLMPSARSLPELTDLGTVSVYPNPTADNVQIAIENGVNSSVEITMYDVTGRQLKQATFPKANRTFSETIPLTSLPYGIYLLEIKQGKARAVKKILRAK; encoded by the coding sequence ATGATAAAAACGTTTGTTATGCTGACAACAGCTTGTCTGGCTTTGCTATTTATTGCACAGACTCAGGGGCCCATTGGGTCAAAATCAACTACATCACAGCTAAAATCTACCAACAAAATAGCGATCGATCCTAAACGCTGGTATCAGGTAAACAATGTTACCAATGGCCTTGATGGGCTTTTCGACGGCATAACCGACGCCAGCGTCAATACGGGCTGGAATAAGATACTACCCAACTACGATGCCTACTATCCTTTGCTCGACGGCGAAACAATGGCAATAGAAAGTATTCGTCTCTACGATGGTCAAGGCTCCAACGAAGATGCCCCCATGACCCTATCGATCATAAACGAGAAGTGGGAGCGCATTCCGATTGCCCGGTTCATTGGTACTAAGTATCAGGAATGGGTAGGCCCTAACCCCGAACAGCCTGGTGAATTTAATCTAAACGCTCCAATTACGGGAGCCCGCTATCTGGTCATAAATACATCGGGCGCCTATCCCAACGAACTGGAATTATATGGTACTTATCAACCAGGCAAAGCGCTTAGCTCTACGCCACCGAGCCGATCGACTCCGTTTCGGCAGGCGCTTGGCGTTAACGCATTTGAATGGAATTTTGAAGAAGCCAGTTCGCCCTGGCAGGTAGAAGACAGCCGCATTCATGCAATGAAAGCCTTTTCGTCAGTGCGGCATTATATCGACTGGGAAAAGCTCGAAGCAACCAAAGGGGCCTATACATTTAACCCAACGGCGGCTGGAAGCTGGAACTACGATGCCATTTATGAACGCTGTCGGGCAGAAGGTATCGAGGTGTTGGCCTGCATAAAAACACTTCCTAAATGGCTCGAAGAAAGCTATCCGCCCAACGGGCGCGATCATGAAAATATACCAGCGCCATATGGCAGCGATTTATCGTCGCCGAAGTCGTACATCGATCAGGCAAAAGTAGGCTTTCAGTTTGCTGCCCGCTATGGCAGTAATAAAACCCTCTCGCCCTCGCTCGTCAGTGTAAGTAATGAAAAAACCTGGGCAGGCACCAACACGGTTAAAATTGGCCTTGGCCTAATCCATTATATCGAGTGCGAAAACGAACGCGATAAAACCTGGAAAGGACGCAATGCGTATCAGTCGGCCCGAGAGTATGCAGCTAACCTGTCGGCTTTCTACGATGGCCATAAAAATACTCTGGGACCGGGCGTCGGTGTAAAAAATGCCGATCCATCCATGACCGTTGCCATTGGCGGACTGGCGGCTTCTACTACCGATTATGTACGGGCCATGATCGACTGGTGTAAGGAATTCAGAGGCTATTTGCCCGATGGCCGCGTCAATCTGTGTTGGGATGTAATGAATCAACACCTGTATGCCAATGATGCCAGGTCGTCGCAAAATGGTGGCGGAAACCGGGGAGCAGCTCCCGAACTAGCCGGTGTTGGCGACCAGGCTGCCGCTTTTGTAGCCGTTTCTCATCAGTTGGCCAACGACATGCCCGTCTGGATTACTGAAGCGGGTTATGATGTTAACCAGGGTAGTCCATTTAGAGCCATTCCGATCGGCAACAAAAGTGTTCTGGAAACCCAGGCCGACTGGATTTTGCGCACGGCTCTTTTGTATACGCGGGTGGGCATCGATCGGCTGTTTTTCTATCAGTTGTACGACGACAATCTGGAAAACTCTACTCAATTTAGTTCAATGGGGCTGGTGAATGGTGATAAGACACGCAAACCAGCAGCCGACTACCTATATCAGGCGCGGCAGTTATTGGGCGACTATCGCTATAAAGAAACAATTAATGCCGATCCGATCGTCGATCGCTACGAAGCCGACGGCCGATCGGCCTACGTACTGGTTATTCCCGATGAGAAAGGCCGCACCGGAAAATTCAGCCTTCCAGTCGCAAAAGGCGATACCATGTTCGTCTGTACGCCAGTCATTGGACGCGATGCAATGACTCAGACAGCCCAGGTCAGCACAACCGGCACCATTACCATAAACGTTACCGAAACGCCTGTGTTTTTGATGCCTTCTGCTCGCTCCTTGCCAGAATTAACCGACTTAGGTACGGTTTCTGTTTATCCGAATCCAACGGCCGATAATGTGCAGATCGCGATCGAAAACGGCGTAAACAGCTCCGTCGAAATAACTATGTATGATGTGACTGGCCGACAGCTCAAACAAGCGACATTTCCCAAAGCCAACCGAACTTTTAGTGAAACCATACCCTTAACCTCGCTGCCTTACGGTATTTATTTGCTGGAAATTAAACAGGGGAAAGCGCGAGCCGTAAAAAAAATTCTTCGGGCCAAATAA
- a CDS encoding MOP flippase family protein: MSNTTKAMNGGKWITIATAISTVFQFIQVAILARLLEPSAFGIVSVSTLIISFFQIFSNLGFSNSIIYKQESDQKVLSTLYFLNLLVGVFIFIVIQFSSPYIISFYHEPKLDRVLRFSSCYFLIVYFGQLYMFLLEKELRFKSVATIDITGTIVGSLTTIVLAYSGFEELSLIIGSLVMQTVKTVLQIVFGLKFFFPLLAFDLKNVQEHLRFGIYNLGDGLLGFIQANSDSIFIGGMLGVKMLGYYTIAYQLSVFPISKLNPIILQVAYPILAKMKDSNDALKNSYLKILDFISYCNMPLLAGLFITADSVVPLIYGPGWDMTVDLIKIFVFVSILSCLSHPLFTLAFSKGKPNLLFYLNLVTLIVKIPLVYWMGNTWGVMGIATAFLLATLFNLIANFLLVHYLIGNFWEDFLKNIAKPTLFCLIMIGIIYAYKILIGNDGIINTGVEIALGGITYLALTLAYKLSFSELKAYRQALL; encoded by the coding sequence ATGAGTAACACAACTAAGGCAATGAACGGCGGTAAATGGATCACAATTGCAACCGCAATTTCGACCGTTTTCCAGTTTATCCAGGTAGCCATCTTAGCGCGCTTACTGGAGCCTTCGGCTTTCGGTATTGTTAGTGTTAGCACATTAATTATCAGTTTCTTTCAGATCTTTTCAAATCTCGGTTTTTCGAACTCAATCATTTATAAGCAGGAGAGCGACCAAAAGGTCTTATCGACTCTCTATTTTCTGAACCTGCTGGTAGGTGTATTTATTTTTATTGTGATTCAGTTTAGCTCACCTTACATTATTTCATTTTATCACGAGCCTAAACTGGATCGGGTTCTACGCTTTTCTTCCTGCTATTTCCTGATCGTTTATTTTGGTCAGCTGTATATGTTTTTGCTGGAAAAAGAGCTTCGGTTTAAGTCAGTAGCAACGATCGACATAACCGGAACCATCGTAGGATCGCTCACTACAATTGTACTGGCCTATAGCGGTTTTGAAGAGCTGTCTCTGATTATTGGTTCGCTAGTAATGCAGACTGTAAAAACTGTTTTGCAGATCGTGTTCGGCCTTAAATTTTTCTTTCCATTATTGGCTTTCGACCTCAAAAATGTACAGGAGCATTTGCGATTCGGGATCTATAATCTGGGCGATGGTCTACTGGGATTTATTCAGGCCAATTCAGATAGTATTTTCATTGGCGGTATGCTGGGCGTAAAAATGCTAGGCTATTATACCATTGCCTATCAGTTGTCGGTTTTCCCTATTTCTAAGTTAAATCCGATTATTCTACAGGTAGCCTACCCCATCCTGGCGAAAATGAAAGATAGCAATGATGCTCTCAAAAATTCGTACCTGAAAATTCTGGATTTCATCAGCTATTGCAATATGCCCCTCCTGGCCGGTTTATTCATAACGGCCGATAGCGTTGTACCCTTAATCTATGGCCCCGGCTGGGACATGACCGTCGATCTTATTAAAATCTTCGTGTTTGTTTCCATCCTTTCCTGTCTGAGCCATCCATTGTTTACGCTTGCGTTTTCGAAAGGGAAACCGAATTTGCTGTTTTACCTTAATCTGGTAACGCTAATCGTAAAAATTCCGCTTGTGTACTGGATGGGCAATACCTGGGGGGTTATGGGAATAGCCACAGCTTTTCTGCTGGCAACACTCTTTAACCTGATTGCCAACTTTCTGCTGGTTCACTACCTAATCGGCAATTTCTGGGAAGATTTTCTAAAAAATATAGCGAAGCCCACGCTCTTCTGCCTGATTATGATTGGTATTATTTATGCCTATAAAATCCTGATCGGCAACGATGGTATTATTAATACAGGCGTCGAAATTGCACTTGGCGGTATAACCTATCTGGCGTTAACATTAGCCTATAAATTATCTTTTTCGGAGCTGAAGGCGTATAGACAAGCGCTTTTATAA
- a CDS encoding 4'-phosphopantetheinyl transferase superfamily protein, translating into MALRLFALLQPDEQDRARRFHRQEDRLRFSYGRLMLKLLVAKYTHQNPEAVFVRAGINKKPELSDIPDLHVNIAHAGEWVLLAVGKKNVGVDIEKISPDFPFEEILFQSFSETERQNIGQDRDPRHRFYQLWTRKEALVKATAKGIDDDFCRVPSLEGEHYTDMAITGSQAEWYIGSFAVSNDYLAAVAHQKITDSPKFYTLESGFFN; encoded by the coding sequence ATGGCACTTCGGCTGTTTGCCTTATTACAGCCTGATGAACAAGATCGGGCTCGCCGGTTTCATCGGCAAGAAGATCGGTTACGTTTTTCTTATGGTCGCTTGATGCTGAAATTGCTGGTCGCTAAGTATACACATCAGAATCCAGAGGCTGTTTTTGTGAGAGCAGGGATCAACAAGAAACCAGAGTTAAGCGATATTCCTGATCTTCATGTTAACATCGCTCATGCGGGCGAATGGGTTTTGCTGGCCGTTGGTAAAAAAAATGTAGGTGTCGATATTGAAAAAATCAGCCCTGATTTCCCCTTTGAAGAAATTTTATTCCAGAGTTTTAGTGAAACTGAGCGACAGAATATTGGACAAGATAGAGACCCAAGGCATCGTTTCTATCAGTTGTGGACTCGAAAAGAAGCGCTCGTTAAAGCAACCGCCAAAGGAATAGACGACGATTTTTGTCGGGTGCCATCATTAGAAGGCGAGCATTATACTGACATGGCTATAACAGGCTCGCAGGCAGAGTGGTATATTGGAAGCTTTGCGGTCTCCAACGATTATCTGGCTGCGGTTGCCCACCAGAAAATTACAGATTCTCCTAAATTTTATACGCTGGAAAGTGGCTTCTTCAATTGA
- a CDS encoding glycosyltransferase family 2 protein, with the protein MMTVFSNPRWLKQHDYPYTSIDEVPQSVFDEINERLDKRISTEPLVSIMVIAYNEEINVLRSISSLSCLDTKIPFEIVAVNNNSKDRTQETFDRLHVRTFFQPIQGCGPARQMAQEMAVGKYMLLADADCFYPVNWLDEMMKQLQQPGVVCVYGRYSFVANPELPRWQLTIHETLKDLVAEARHYKRPYLNAYGISMGYLREAGLKAGYMMHNRTWGEDGRICFDMMQYGRVVAMKTRSARAWTGTRTLMKDGTLWQALGKRVKKELNRAVSYLTPHPPHDTKTSED; encoded by the coding sequence ATGATGACCGTTTTCTCAAATCCCAGATGGCTAAAGCAGCACGACTATCCGTATACCAGCATCGATGAGGTTCCTCAATCTGTTTTCGATGAAATTAACGAACGTCTTGACAAACGAATCAGCACAGAACCGCTGGTATCAATCATGGTTATTGCTTACAATGAAGAAATTAATGTACTCCGAAGCATAAGCAGTTTATCCTGTCTTGACACAAAAATTCCGTTCGAAATTGTTGCCGTAAACAATAACTCAAAAGATCGGACTCAGGAAACATTTGACCGATTACATGTCCGAACGTTTTTTCAGCCTATTCAGGGTTGCGGCCCAGCCCGTCAGATGGCTCAGGAAATGGCCGTTGGGAAATATATGCTTCTGGCCGATGCCGATTGCTTTTATCCGGTCAACTGGCTGGATGAAATGATGAAACAGCTTCAGCAACCGGGCGTTGTCTGCGTATATGGGCGTTATTCGTTTGTTGCCAATCCCGAACTACCAAGGTGGCAACTGACCATTCATGAAACCTTAAAAGACCTTGTTGCAGAAGCCCGGCACTACAAACGGCCTTATCTGAATGCCTACGGCATCAGCATGGGATATCTGCGGGAAGCAGGACTAAAAGCAGGCTATATGATGCATAACAGAACCTGGGGCGAAGATGGCCGCATTTGTTTCGATATGATGCAGTATGGACGAGTTGTAGCCATGAAAACTCGCTCGGCCCGCGCCTGGACAGGCACCCGAACGCTTATGAAAGACGGCACTTTATGGCAGGCGTTGGGCAAACGGGTAAAAAAAGAACTAAACCGGGCCGTCTCATATCTCACCCCTCACCCCCCCCACGACACCAAAACGTCGGAAGATTAA